In the genome of Leucobacter luti, one region contains:
- a CDS encoding S-layer homology domain-containing protein produces MRTLRILTGAVVACALVGTPGVASAQLPDVGAGQGVSAARQQEEAVVTKIQVAPPVVGERTVYLLGQAAPVTATITWVPAIPERAAGASGEGSVPAEAPLTGEVEFFDGAVSLGVAAVTGLGGSVTATVETAAWPAAGLRQVTAQFRPSDPNAFAAAQSPARAYRVVDTARAVPDVALSGASAATIGDARLEWTIANIWFSNFEVGFEREVLAGPVTLPEASVGTTIPEKQAYFFRPFTFTSGSGARDQAGNRVISFEGSVRLTSGSANRWDFSDPRVHIGASGDGYITAEFSGTYLLGAQEFPIAPTRVAIATFSGAKLQPNSAGAVSAEIVLNWAGQAGAPGTWAHEYADSFPNEFVSLLHPAINLFFARSSVATDSSKIPHPITLSFTETLVPDPKPPVVVPFTDVPKGHKFFTEIAWMYSSKLTTGVEQSNGTVKYLPKQNMTREAMAAFLYRAEGAKYVGPKVSPFADVKPGDKFYNEITWMYQQGLSTGIAQASGKPKYAPKSSVTREAMAAFMYRLQGATSGVPKVSPFVDVKSGDKFAKEIAWMYSSKLSTGVEQASGKPKYLPKSSVTREAMAAFLYRAQDGILKQ; encoded by the coding sequence ATGAGGACGCTCAGGATCCTCACGGGGGCCGTCGTCGCGTGCGCCCTCGTTGGGACGCCGGGGGTCGCATCCGCGCAGCTCCCCGACGTTGGTGCCGGACAGGGGGTGTCTGCGGCGCGCCAGCAGGAGGAAGCCGTGGTGACCAAGATCCAGGTGGCTCCTCCCGTGGTGGGCGAGCGCACGGTGTACCTGCTGGGGCAGGCTGCTCCGGTGACTGCGACGATCACCTGGGTCCCAGCGATTCCCGAACGTGCTGCAGGAGCCAGCGGAGAGGGCTCCGTTCCTGCTGAGGCGCCGCTGACCGGGGAGGTCGAATTCTTCGATGGCGCGGTCTCGCTCGGAGTCGCCGCGGTCACGGGACTCGGAGGGAGCGTCACAGCGACGGTGGAAACCGCTGCCTGGCCCGCCGCTGGATTGCGGCAGGTCACGGCCCAGTTCCGTCCGAGTGATCCGAACGCGTTCGCCGCGGCGCAGAGTCCCGCTCGCGCATACCGCGTCGTGGATACCGCGCGAGCAGTACCTGATGTTGCGCTCTCGGGGGCGTCCGCCGCAACGATCGGGGACGCACGCCTCGAGTGGACGATTGCGAACATTTGGTTCAGCAACTTCGAAGTGGGGTTCGAGCGTGAAGTGCTCGCTGGGCCGGTGACGCTGCCCGAGGCGAGCGTGGGGACTACGATCCCTGAGAAGCAGGCGTATTTCTTCCGTCCGTTCACTTTCACGAGTGGATCTGGCGCCCGTGACCAAGCGGGCAACCGCGTGATCTCCTTTGAGGGTTCGGTGCGCCTCACTTCAGGGAGTGCGAACCGCTGGGACTTCTCTGATCCACGGGTGCACATTGGGGCAAGCGGAGATGGGTATATCACGGCCGAGTTCAGCGGAACCTACCTGCTCGGGGCGCAGGAATTCCCCATTGCTCCGACTCGTGTCGCCATCGCGACCTTTAGCGGCGCGAAGCTGCAGCCGAACTCTGCGGGGGCGGTCTCCGCTGAGATCGTGCTGAACTGGGCCGGGCAGGCTGGGGCTCCGGGCACGTGGGCGCACGAGTACGCTGACTCCTTCCCCAACGAGTTCGTGTCCCTGCTGCACCCGGCGATCAACCTGTTTTTCGCGCGGAGCAGCGTGGCGACGGACAGCTCCAAGATCCCGCATCCGATCACGCTGAGCTTCACGGAGACCCTCGTTCCCGATCCGAAGCCGCCGGTGGTGGTTCCGTTTACGGATGTGCCGAAGGGGCACAAGTTCTTTACGGAGATTGCGTGGATGTACTCGTCGAAGTTGACGACGGGTGTGGAGCAGTCCAACGGTACGGTGAAGTACTTGCCGAAGCAGAATATGACGCGTGAGGCGATGGCTGCGTTCTTGTACCGCGCTGAGGGTGCGAAGTATGTTGGCCCGAAGGTGTCACCGTTTGCTGATGTGAAGCCGGGTGACAAGTTCTATAACGAGATCACGTGGATGTATCAGCAGGGCCTGTCCACGGGAATCGCGCAGGCTTCAGGGAAGCCGAAGTATGCGCCGAAGAGTTCCGTGACGCGTGAGGCGATGGCAGCGTTCATGTATCGCTTGCAGGGTGCCACGTCTGGTGTTCCGAAGGTGTCGCCGTTTGTGGATGTGAAATCTGGTGACAAATTCGCGAAGGAGATTGCGTGGATGTACTCGTCGAAGTTGTCGACGGGTGTGGAGCAGGCTTCGGGGAAGCCGAAGTATTTGCCCAAGAGTTCGGTGACGCGTGAGGCGATGGCAGCGTTCCTCTACCGCGCGCAGGATGGAATACTGAAGCAGTGA
- a CDS encoding heme oxygenase (biliverdin-producing): MSAPQTTTEPLSAMLRRVSNRGHRGGDEGSAEPRYATAYLRGGLNREGIAAQAAQHFLMYEALEAATSTQLEQYGQDFAFAMPELRRLPALRADLAHWIGPEWETVTRTRYATPGITSYVERLTEVAASSLPHFVAHHYTRYLADLSGGLMIVKMFRDSYSIEGDDGVRFYVFDEIPDPRAFKDTYRALLDEFPFSEADRNSIAEEVQLAYDLNNAAGADLEARFEEYQA; the protein is encoded by the coding sequence ATGAGCGCGCCGCAGACCACAACCGAACCCCTCTCGGCGATGCTTCGTCGAGTCTCGAACCGCGGCCACCGCGGCGGAGACGAGGGCAGCGCTGAACCGCGCTACGCCACCGCCTATCTGCGCGGTGGACTCAACAGAGAAGGGATCGCCGCGCAAGCAGCTCAGCACTTCCTCATGTACGAGGCGCTCGAGGCCGCGACAAGCACACAGCTTGAGCAATACGGGCAGGACTTCGCATTTGCGATGCCCGAGTTGCGGAGGCTCCCCGCGTTGCGCGCGGACCTGGCGCACTGGATTGGGCCCGAGTGGGAAACGGTGACGCGCACACGCTATGCGACGCCGGGGATCACGAGCTATGTCGAGCGGCTCACCGAGGTCGCCGCGAGCTCGCTGCCGCACTTTGTCGCGCACCACTACACTCGGTACCTCGCAGACCTCTCGGGCGGCTTGATGATCGTGAAGATGTTCCGCGACAGCTACAGCATCGAGGGCGACGACGGGGTGCGGTTCTACGTGTTTGATGAGATCCCGGATCCGCGCGCGTTCAAAGACACCTATCGTGCACTGCTCGATGAGTTCCCATTCAGCGAGGCAGACAGGAACAGCATCGCCGAGGAAGTGCAACTCGCCTACGATCTCAACAACGCTGCGGGCGCAGATCTCGAAGCGCGCTTTGAGGAGTACCAGGCATGA
- a CDS encoding S-layer homology domain-containing protein has translation MKVSRTALRTSATNGPRRSLTIAAAIGTTAALAFSGLVTTPAFAAPNGESVGTGTNSADFSPSLSVTPGFELAGDGPSTLDLTGTGYATKNAWNSNFGGAYVLFGVVTPKSDADPGSWGPSKQGVSGQNYDYAPGAGTNQTMVNYPGNETEPGVPFMDASGNWSGQIVIPGAQFTSQAGKQIDCLVQQCGVITIGAHGSVQGGVEVFTPVTFAQAAAITAQPSDQVVTAGGDATFTVTATGNPAPSYQWQSRASETAEFANVAGATEASLTLPQVASAATGTQVRVIVTNDAGSVTSAPAQLTVNDPATATTTTLATQVSESYPTDFAGKDVALNATVAPAEAAGTVEFFVDGTAVGSAPVAEGAATLTTQAFTGGAHQVKSVFTPADAAVYERSESGERTFRIVDLTPAVSAIALGTKTQSIADATFNWSVANWVSFGSGPAKTVVSGDNVALAPLPEGATVNDRANQNFVFSAGTGFEDAQGNRVVNFTGEVQLTSGSIPRWTFTNPAVHTNAAGDGYITAETKIEYLGSVIEETDEVFTPGRIVVSTFTGGTATGDGATTAFTATPLFEGQVAAGTWNAGYTGATFTNEFLRHVHAGVRSFLLQTGTTGSNLTKPAQPISLTFAATTIAAPKLSVQPATGLARTGADVTVSGTDFDASAQTMWGTPQAAGLYVSLGWIANSGWKPSENAASGTRVAVATRWVQETEASGADYVRWTRDANDRASFSFTFPGVTYDAVMAKKPTGDYRLAVFAIGAGGVRQAINESAVDVAFAAAPPVVVPFTDVPKGHKFFTEIAWMYSSKLTTGVEQSNGTVKYLPKQNMTREAMAAFLYRAEGAKYVGPKVSPFADVKPGDKFYNEITWMYQQGLSTGIAQASGKPKYAPKSSVTREAMAAFMYRLQGATSGVPKVSPFVDVKSGDKFAKEIAWMYSSKLSTGVEQASGKPKYLPKSSVTREAMAAFLYRMKS, from the coding sequence ATGAAAGTATCACGCACGGCGCTGAGAACCAGCGCAACAAACGGTCCGAGGAGGAGCCTGACGATCGCTGCAGCGATCGGCACCACCGCAGCGCTCGCCTTCTCCGGGCTTGTCACGACCCCGGCGTTCGCGGCCCCGAACGGGGAGAGCGTCGGTACCGGCACAAACTCCGCTGACTTCTCACCGAGTCTCTCTGTCACGCCAGGCTTCGAACTCGCAGGCGACGGTCCGAGCACACTTGACCTCACCGGCACCGGGTACGCGACAAAGAACGCCTGGAACTCGAACTTCGGTGGCGCCTACGTGCTGTTCGGCGTCGTGACTCCGAAGAGTGATGCTGATCCCGGCAGCTGGGGCCCCTCGAAACAGGGGGTGAGCGGCCAGAACTACGATTACGCTCCTGGCGCGGGGACGAACCAGACCATGGTGAACTACCCGGGCAACGAGACCGAGCCAGGCGTCCCGTTCATGGACGCCAGCGGCAACTGGTCTGGGCAGATCGTGATCCCCGGTGCACAATTCACGTCTCAGGCCGGAAAGCAGATCGACTGCCTCGTGCAGCAGTGCGGCGTGATTACGATCGGCGCGCACGGTTCGGTTCAGGGCGGCGTCGAAGTCTTCACCCCGGTCACGTTCGCCCAGGCCGCAGCCATCACCGCGCAGCCGAGCGACCAAGTTGTCACTGCTGGTGGTGACGCGACGTTCACTGTCACCGCAACGGGAAACCCCGCGCCGAGCTACCAGTGGCAGTCGCGTGCGAGCGAAACCGCTGAATTCGCGAACGTTGCGGGCGCGACCGAAGCTTCGCTCACTCTTCCGCAGGTGGCTTCGGCTGCCACCGGCACCCAGGTGCGCGTGATCGTGACGAACGACGCTGGCAGCGTCACCTCTGCTCCCGCGCAGCTCACGGTGAACGATCCGGCCACCGCAACGACGACGACCCTTGCGACCCAGGTGAGCGAGAGCTACCCGACGGACTTCGCGGGTAAGGACGTTGCGCTGAACGCGACGGTGGCCCCCGCTGAAGCAGCCGGTACCGTCGAGTTCTTCGTTGACGGCACGGCCGTTGGCTCAGCTCCGGTCGCTGAGGGTGCGGCAACGCTGACGACTCAGGCCTTCACTGGCGGCGCCCACCAGGTGAAGAGCGTGTTCACCCCGGCAGATGCTGCGGTGTATGAACGCTCCGAGTCAGGGGAGCGGACATTCCGTATCGTTGATCTCACTCCGGCCGTGTCCGCGATCGCCCTCGGCACAAAGACCCAGAGCATTGCGGATGCGACATTCAACTGGTCAGTTGCGAACTGGGTGAGCTTCGGAAGCGGGCCGGCGAAGACGGTGGTGAGCGGCGACAACGTCGCGCTTGCCCCGCTGCCCGAGGGCGCCACTGTGAACGACCGTGCGAACCAGAACTTCGTGTTCTCTGCCGGCACCGGGTTCGAGGATGCACAGGGCAATCGCGTCGTGAACTTCACCGGCGAGGTCCAGCTCACCTCGGGCTCGATCCCGCGCTGGACGTTCACGAACCCCGCCGTGCACACGAACGCGGCGGGCGATGGCTACATCACGGCTGAGACGAAGATCGAGTACCTCGGCAGCGTTATTGAGGAGACCGACGAGGTATTCACGCCCGGGCGGATCGTCGTATCGACCTTCACCGGGGGGACCGCAACGGGTGACGGTGCCACCACCGCATTCACAGCCACCCCGCTGTTCGAAGGGCAGGTTGCCGCTGGCACCTGGAATGCCGGCTATACCGGCGCTACGTTCACCAACGAGTTCTTGCGCCACGTCCATGCGGGCGTGCGCTCGTTCCTGCTGCAGACCGGAACCACCGGATCGAACCTGACGAAGCCAGCGCAGCCGATCAGCCTCACCTTCGCCGCGACGACCATTGCGGCTCCGAAGCTGTCAGTGCAACCCGCGACCGGGCTCGCCCGTACGGGCGCCGACGTGACAGTATCGGGAACTGATTTTGACGCCTCGGCCCAGACGATGTGGGGAACGCCGCAGGCGGCAGGCCTCTACGTTTCACTCGGTTGGATCGCCAACAGTGGCTGGAAGCCCTCAGAGAACGCGGCGTCGGGCACGCGCGTGGCAGTCGCGACCCGCTGGGTGCAGGAGACCGAAGCGAGCGGGGCAGACTACGTGCGGTGGACGCGCGATGCGAACGATCGGGCGAGCTTCAGCTTCACGTTCCCCGGGGTCACCTACGACGCCGTGATGGCGAAGAAGCCGACCGGTGACTACCGTCTCGCGGTCTTCGCAATTGGCGCTGGTGGAGTACGGCAGGCGATCAATGAGTCCGCTGTCGATGTGGCTTTCGCTGCGGCGCCGCCGGTGGTGGTTCCGTTTACGGATGTGCCGAAGGGGCACAAGTTCTTTACGGAGATTGCGTGGATGTACTCGTCGAAGTTGACGACGGGTGTGGAGCAGTCCAACGGTACGGTGAAGTACTTGCCGAAGCAGAATATGACGCGTGAGGCGATGGCTGCGTTCTTGTACCGCGCTGAGGGTGCGAAGTATGTTGGCCCGAAGGTGTCACCGTTTGCTGATGTGAAGCCGGGTGACAAGTTCTATAACGAGATCACGTGGATGTATCAGCAGGGCCTGTCCACGGGAATCGCGCAGGCTTCAGGGAAGCCGAAGTATGCGCCGAAGAGTTCCGTGACGCGTGAGGCGATGGCAGCGTTCATGTATCGCTTGCAGGGTGCCACGTCTGGTGTTCCGAAGGTGTCGCCGTTTGTGGATGTGAAATCTGGTGACAAATTCGCGAAGGAGATTGCGTGGATGTACTCGTCGAAGTTGTCGACGGGTGTGGAGCAGGCTTCGGGGAAGCCGAAGTATTTGCCGAAGAGTTCGGTGACGCGTGAGGCGATGGCAGCGTTCCTCTACCGCATGAAGAGTTAA
- a CDS encoding HtaA domain-containing protein, producing MNAHTKRRAGRRWAALSAAAVILAPVLGFGGATTALALAPAAGEGLTAMTTASTPSSGTLEWGVRTSIRNYLEQNGHTEGSVAAYDGATYAKGDPAASFPVTGGTVDPAAGTASLSFGGTFEMLGFGESWLHFTDLRLEVAGSTASLTVDLIESYNIKTRTDDLVISTFAVPSGGLAIADGQLNLTTERGKFSKSVAEEHLPSYGGPTYAAPNDYTDPIKLALKFGETTPATGPYGTSTGTAYADTTAKITVTPGYAVNAEDTTTLTVTGTGFDPGTAQAPSNIYVGLGTMTDQSKPEKWRRSAGGSSGPLGLADFTYGSTRLVMSHYAEDAAVADGVIDANGTWTLQLEVPGKNVPSFFGGEIDCVVNNCGMFSFGAHGAIKAVNEAYAPVFFDGQDSSTWPDRDGDGGTPPVVKPPVVKPPVVTPPVVVPPTGEKDCTPNGSSSTKNAAGAVLEVSPAKCLGDTKQTVTVTGTGYPTSRDGATFGGVYVLFGWVDQSNAKWAPSAGGSSGATYTYANDGIPAGTFQKMINFPGNTTGEGMPTMDSKGNWTLEMPIEASRFVSAQGKQIDCYEMTCGIITIGAHGNALAGGEAFTPVYFTGDAKDTGTKTPPTGGTTGPVANPNLQPTGGATPLATGAGAPAAGATGPLAKTGEEAMRGLVLWGVLLLSASVFTFATIRARRSHSVAPGA from the coding sequence GTGAACGCGCACACGAAACGGCGAGCGGGACGCCGCTGGGCAGCGCTCAGCGCAGCCGCGGTGATCCTCGCCCCCGTCCTCGGCTTCGGCGGAGCAACTACAGCGCTCGCGCTCGCGCCGGCCGCTGGCGAGGGTCTCACCGCGATGACGACGGCGAGCACTCCGTCGAGCGGCACGCTCGAGTGGGGCGTCCGCACCTCGATCCGGAACTACCTCGAACAGAACGGGCACACCGAGGGCTCGGTCGCCGCCTACGACGGAGCGACATACGCCAAGGGTGATCCCGCCGCGTCGTTCCCTGTGACCGGAGGCACCGTCGATCCAGCGGCCGGCACCGCGAGCCTGAGCTTCGGTGGCACGTTCGAAATGCTCGGGTTCGGCGAGTCCTGGCTGCACTTCACCGATCTCCGGCTCGAGGTTGCCGGTAGTACGGCGTCGCTCACCGTTGACCTGATCGAGAGTTACAACATCAAGACGCGCACCGACGACCTCGTGATCTCCACGTTCGCGGTGCCGAGCGGCGGGCTCGCGATCGCGGACGGGCAGCTGAACCTCACGACCGAGCGAGGGAAGTTCTCGAAGTCCGTGGCTGAGGAGCACCTGCCGTCCTACGGTGGGCCGACGTACGCCGCCCCGAATGACTACACCGATCCGATCAAGCTCGCGCTGAAGTTCGGAGAAACAACTCCTGCGACCGGGCCCTACGGCACGAGCACTGGCACGGCGTACGCTGACACCACAGCGAAGATCACTGTGACCCCCGGCTACGCCGTGAACGCGGAAGACACCACGACGCTGACCGTGACCGGAACCGGGTTCGATCCGGGCACCGCGCAGGCGCCCTCGAATATCTACGTCGGACTCGGCACGATGACGGACCAGTCAAAGCCGGAAAAGTGGCGCCGCAGCGCTGGCGGATCGAGCGGCCCGCTCGGCCTCGCCGATTTCACGTACGGCTCCACCCGGCTCGTGATGAGCCACTACGCCGAGGACGCGGCGGTGGCCGACGGGGTGATCGACGCGAACGGCACCTGGACGCTGCAGTTGGAAGTGCCCGGCAAGAACGTTCCAAGCTTCTTCGGCGGCGAGATCGACTGCGTTGTCAACAACTGCGGCATGTTCTCCTTCGGCGCGCACGGTGCGATCAAGGCCGTCAACGAGGCGTATGCCCCGGTGTTCTTCGACGGCCAGGACAGCTCAACCTGGCCAGACCGAGATGGCGACGGTGGCACCCCGCCCGTCGTAAAGCCCCCGGTGGTGAAGCCGCCCGTGGTCACCCCTCCGGTCGTCGTGCCTCCGACCGGAGAAAAGGACTGCACCCCGAACGGCTCCTCCAGCACGAAGAACGCAGCTGGTGCTGTGCTCGAAGTTTCACCGGCGAAGTGCCTTGGCGACACGAAGCAGACGGTGACCGTGACGGGTACCGGGTATCCGACTTCACGTGACGGCGCCACCTTCGGCGGCGTGTATGTCTTGTTCGGCTGGGTCGACCAGAGCAATGCGAAGTGGGCTCCGTCGGCCGGAGGCTCCAGCGGTGCGACATACACGTATGCGAACGACGGGATCCCGGCCGGAACGTTCCAGAAGATGATCAACTTCCCAGGGAACACCACCGGTGAGGGCATGCCGACGATGGATTCCAAGGGGAACTGGACGCTCGAAATGCCGATCGAGGCTTCGCGCTTCGTGAGTGCGCAGGGCAAACAGATCGACTGCTACGAAATGACCTGCGGGATCATCACCATCGGGGCTCACGGCAACGCGCTTGCTGGCGGTGAAGCATTTACCCCTGTGTACTTCACGGGTGACGCAAAGGATACGGGCACCAAGACCCCGCCAACGGGCGGCACGACCGGCCCAGTGGCGAACCCGAATCTGCAGCCGACAGGCGGCGCCACGCCCCTCGCGACCGGCGCAGGCGCTCCGGCGGCGGGGGCAACTGGTCCACTCGCCAAGACAGGTGAGGAGGCGATGCGTGGGCTCGTCCTCTGGGGCGTGCTGCTGCTGAGCGCAAGCGTATTTACCTTTGCGACGATTCGTGCGCGTCGTTCGCACTCGGTCGCCCCGGGCGCCTGA
- a CDS encoding heme ABC transporter ATP-binding protein, producing the protein MKLIEQLRAMRRATPPVPAEIGDPVLQARNVSVVLGGKQIVTGIDLDVHAGEIVAIIGPNGAGKSTLLGALAGDYPYSGSIEISGGELSGYRQRDLALRRSVLRQSNALSFPFSVVEVVKMGRAPWRAITSVADDDRIIVQELLRSDTLRFAERAFPSLSGGERARVALARAMAQRTPVLFLDEPTAALDINYQEQVLAVARRYARQGNAVIVVLHDLAAAAVYADRILLLEDGLPKICGTPREVMDPALLSTVYRHPVRVLEDTDQSPLVVPARFADEPPVARAARMHTDQEVSDE; encoded by the coding sequence ATGAAACTCATCGAACAGCTGCGCGCGATGCGGCGAGCCACACCACCTGTTCCTGCTGAGATCGGGGACCCGGTGCTCCAAGCGCGGAACGTGTCGGTGGTGCTCGGCGGCAAACAGATCGTCACCGGCATCGACCTTGACGTGCACGCGGGCGAGATCGTCGCGATTATCGGCCCGAACGGTGCGGGGAAATCAACGCTGCTCGGCGCACTCGCGGGAGACTACCCGTACTCGGGATCAATCGAGATCTCAGGCGGCGAGCTCAGCGGGTACCGGCAGCGCGATCTGGCGCTGCGCCGATCCGTGCTGCGCCAGAGCAACGCGCTCAGCTTCCCGTTTTCCGTTGTCGAAGTCGTGAAAATGGGACGGGCCCCGTGGCGCGCGATCACCTCAGTTGCCGACGATGACCGGATCATCGTGCAGGAGCTGCTCCGAAGCGATACGCTGCGCTTCGCTGAGCGCGCGTTCCCGTCGTTGTCGGGCGGGGAGCGGGCGCGTGTCGCCCTGGCGCGGGCAATGGCCCAGCGCACACCAGTGCTGTTCCTCGACGAGCCGACCGCCGCGCTCGACATCAACTATCAGGAGCAGGTGCTTGCGGTGGCCCGGCGCTATGCGCGGCAGGGGAACGCCGTGATTGTGGTGCTCCACGATCTCGCAGCGGCCGCGGTCTACGCGGATCGGATTCTGCTTCTCGAAGACGGTCTGCCCAAGATCTGCGGCACACCGCGCGAGGTCATGGACCCGGCGCTTCTGAGCACCGTCTACCGGCATCCGGTGCGGGTGCTCGAAGACACCGACCAATCGCCGTTGGTCGTGCCAGCACGCTTCGCAGATGAACCGCCCGTTGCTCGGGCGGCCCGCATGCACACCGATCAGGAGGTTTCCGATGAGTGA
- a CDS encoding iron ABC transporter permease gives MQGVFGNPLADPGVVGVSSGAAIGASLMIVTGLAAGSSFAIPIGAFVTGVITALVVYSISRSRGRTEVITLILVGVAINAFAGAALALMTFSATTNQREQIVFWQMGSLAGALWESVFTVLPLLLVGLVLAFLIAGRLDLLSLGDDAARHLGLNIERLRITSILIVAVLTAAAVAFAGIIGFVGLVVPHVIRMIMGPGHRVLVPASALGGALLLVVADTFARTALPYAELPLGMITALVGGPFFFYLIKSSGKSRNGGWA, from the coding sequence ATGCAGGGCGTGTTCGGAAACCCGCTCGCGGACCCCGGCGTGGTCGGCGTCTCCTCCGGTGCTGCGATCGGCGCGAGCCTCATGATCGTCACGGGGCTTGCCGCTGGCAGCAGCTTCGCGATCCCGATCGGCGCATTCGTTACCGGCGTGATCACCGCGCTCGTGGTCTATTCGATCTCCCGTTCGCGCGGGCGCACTGAGGTCATCACCCTGATTCTCGTGGGTGTCGCCATCAACGCCTTCGCGGGAGCCGCGCTCGCGCTCATGACGTTTTCGGCCACGACGAACCAGCGAGAGCAGATCGTGTTCTGGCAGATGGGGAGCCTCGCGGGGGCGCTCTGGGAATCAGTGTTCACCGTGCTGCCACTCCTGCTCGTCGGCCTCGTGCTCGCGTTCCTTATCGCGGGCCGACTGGATCTCCTCAGTCTCGGCGACGACGCGGCTCGGCACCTGGGCCTGAACATTGAGCGACTCCGGATCACCTCAATCTTGATCGTCGCGGTGCTCACCGCTGCGGCAGTCGCGTTCGCTGGGATCATCGGCTTCGTCGGCCTCGTAGTGCCACATGTGATCCGCATGATTATGGGACCCGGTCACCGCGTGCTCGTTCCGGCGAGCGCACTCGGCGGTGCGCTGCTGCTTGTCGTGGCAGACACCTTCGCGCGCACCGCGCTGCCCTATGCCGAACTTCCGCTGGGCATGATCACGGCGCTCGTGGGCGGCCCGTTCTTCTTCTACCTCATCAAGAGCAGCGGGAAGTCGCGCAACGGAGGCTGGGCATGA
- a CDS encoding hemin ABC transporter substrate-binding protein translates to MPKLIRFERTASPRSWGVFVAAVLVVALSGCGLIVGDGPSVADAGQVSAESPRSITGHDTAVLASGDIEAITEDPQPQLPVEFTGLDDVSVTVTDTSRILALDGTGSLASIVFGLGFGPNVVGRDLTTGFDSAKDLPLVMTNHTLNAESILELNPTLVLTDYSVGPYDVQMQIRNAGIPVIFFNPADDMESIPRLIGDVATALGVPDLGAQYVADFERRLDDTLARIKAVVPQAEEDKVRMVFLYMRGRAGVYHLFGNNPDGTRGAAGVIIETLGGIDVAGEEDWVSGALTAEGLMRLEPDLYLMLTLGLESVGGVEGLMTIPGLPLTLAGERQRVVDMSDYEMFTWGPRTPEVLTALAESIYHVDLSKVDPA, encoded by the coding sequence TTGCCTAAATTAATCAGATTCGAGCGGACCGCGTCACCCCGTTCCTGGGGGGTATTCGTCGCGGCCGTGCTTGTCGTCGCGCTCAGCGGCTGCGGACTCATTGTTGGGGACGGCCCGAGCGTTGCCGACGCCGGGCAAGTGTCCGCGGAGAGTCCGCGCAGTATCACCGGGCACGACACCGCCGTGCTCGCCTCTGGCGACATCGAGGCAATCACCGAGGACCCGCAGCCGCAGCTTCCCGTCGAGTTCACCGGACTTGATGATGTGTCGGTCACGGTCACAGACACGAGCAGGATCCTCGCGCTCGATGGCACCGGCAGTCTCGCCTCGATTGTGTTTGGGCTGGGTTTTGGCCCCAACGTGGTCGGACGTGACCTGACCACGGGCTTCGACTCGGCGAAAGATCTGCCGCTCGTGATGACGAACCACACGTTGAACGCGGAGTCGATTCTCGAGCTGAACCCGACGCTCGTGCTCACCGACTACAGCGTTGGCCCGTATGACGTGCAGATGCAGATCCGCAATGCCGGAATCCCGGTGATCTTCTTTAATCCAGCCGACGACATGGAGAGCATCCCCCGCCTCATCGGCGACGTCGCCACGGCCCTGGGGGTACCGGACCTCGGCGCTCAGTACGTCGCGGATTTCGAACGACGCCTGGACGACACACTCGCCAGAATCAAGGCGGTGGTGCCGCAGGCCGAAGAAGACAAAGTACGGATGGTGTTCCTGTACATGCGCGGACGTGCCGGCGTGTACCACCTGTTCGGAAACAACCCTGACGGAACTCGCGGCGCCGCCGGTGTGATCATCGAGACCCTCGGCGGCATCGATGTGGCAGGCGAAGAGGACTGGGTGAGCGGTGCGCTGACAGCTGAGGGCCTGATGCGGCTCGAACCGGATCTGTATCTCATGCTCACGCTCGGCCTTGAATCCGTGGGTGGGGTCGAGGGCCTGATGACGATTCCCGGCCTCCCACTCACGCTAGCCGGCGAGCGTCAGCGCGTCGTCGACATGAGCGACTACGAGATGTTCACCTGGGGGCCCCGCACGCCCGAGGTGCTCACGGCGCTCGCTGAATCGATCTATCACGTCGATCTCTCGAAAGTGGATCCAGCATGA